One window of the Staphylococcus equorum genome contains the following:
- a CDS encoding TRAP transporter small permease, producing MKKAKKIIDKLLLTLAGIALFVMVILSVYQVATRFILNSPSTMSEEIVRFLLIWFGLLSASYVFGVKQHIAILFIRERFPEKIQLIMEKASDVIIIIVALVLMIWGGYEVVNLTWSQIAPSTGLSMAAMYGALPVSGVFIIFYAIYNLLDKGELEAVKEANQEDGGERV from the coding sequence ATGAAGAAAGCAAAAAAGATCATTGATAAACTCCTCCTCACGTTAGCCGGTATTGCACTTTTTGTAATGGTTATATTATCCGTTTATCAAGTTGCTACACGCTTTATCTTGAATAGTCCAAGTACAATGAGTGAAGAAATCGTTAGATTCTTATTGATTTGGTTTGGTTTGCTCAGTGCCAGTTATGTATTTGGTGTAAAACAACATATAGCCATTTTATTTATTCGAGAAAGATTTCCTGAAAAAATACAACTTATTATGGAAAAGGCTTCAGACGTCATAATCATTATCGTAGCACTCGTACTCATGATTTGGGGTGGCTATGAAGTTGTGAATTTAACATGGTCACAAATTGCACCATCTACTGGCTTATCTATGGCAGCGATGTACGGCGCATTACCTGTTTCGGGCGTCTTTATCATTTTCTACGCAATATATAACTTGTTAGATAAAGGAGAACTTGAAGCAGTTAAAGAAGCCAATCAAGAAGACGGGGGTGAGCGTGTATGA
- a CDS encoding TRAP transporter large permease: protein MTLAAGLVLFITFFAFLIFGLPIALAIILSSIITLLMILPFDVTIITAAQRMVTGIDDFTMLAIPLFVLAGIIMNNGGIAFRLVNFAKVLVGRLPGSLAHTNIVGNMLFGSISGSSVAAAAAMGRIMGPMEEKQGYKKEYSAAANIASAPSGLLIPPSSLLIVYSLVSGGTSIAALFIAGYIPGILWGVACMIVAYVMAKKQGYRVSERISWKDKLFLTLDALPSLFLIIVVIGGIVSGIFTATEGAAVAVLYATVLSLIYKSLTLKQIPNVIKETAEISGMILFLITASALFSLVMSYTGLPEAISNGILSMTDNPIILLLMMNVILLVIGTFMDITPAVLIFTPIFLPISEVLGLDPIHFGILIAFNLCIGNITPPVGSALFVGASVGGVRVESVFKYLVPYFIALIILLLIVTFIPQISLFLPKLLGL from the coding sequence ATGACACTTGCAGCAGGTTTAGTATTGTTCATCACATTCTTCGCTTTCTTGATATTCGGCTTGCCTATCGCATTGGCTATTATTTTGAGTTCTATCATAACGTTATTAATGATATTACCATTCGATGTAACGATTATAACGGCAGCACAGCGTATGGTTACGGGCATTGATGATTTTACAATGCTTGCCATTCCGTTATTCGTCTTGGCAGGTATTATTATGAATAACGGTGGTATCGCCTTTAGATTAGTGAACTTTGCCAAAGTGTTAGTAGGTAGATTACCTGGCTCACTGGCACATACGAATATTGTAGGTAATATGCTATTTGGTTCTATTTCTGGTTCTAGTGTCGCTGCGGCGGCCGCAATGGGACGCATCATGGGACCAATGGAAGAAAAACAAGGCTATAAAAAAGAATACTCTGCAGCGGCAAATATAGCATCTGCGCCATCTGGTTTATTGATTCCACCAAGTTCACTATTGATTGTGTATTCACTTGTGAGTGGTGGCACCTCAATAGCAGCACTATTTATCGCAGGCTATATACCAGGTATCTTATGGGGCGTTGCTTGTATGATCGTGGCTTATGTTATGGCGAAGAAACAAGGTTACAGAGTATCTGAACGCATTAGTTGGAAAGATAAATTATTTTTAACATTAGATGCTTTGCCAAGTCTATTTTTAATTATCGTAGTCATTGGCGGGATTGTGTCAGGTATATTCACAGCAACAGAAGGTGCAGCAGTAGCAGTGTTATACGCTACAGTGTTATCACTAATATATAAAAGTCTGACACTCAAACAAATACCTAACGTCATCAAAGAAACGGCAGAAATTAGTGGTATGATTCTGTTCTTGATTACAGCTTCTGCACTATTTTCACTCGTAATGAGTTATACAGGACTACCTGAAGCCATTTCAAATGGCATTCTATCAATGACAGATAATCCAATCATTTTACTACTGATGATGAACGTAATTTTATTAGTCATCGGAACATTTATGGATATAACACCAGCAGTATTGATTTTCACACCGATCTTCTTACCTATTTCAGAAGTTTTAGGTTTAGATCCAATTCACTTTGGTATCTTAATTGCATTTAATTTATGTATTGGTAATATCACGCCACCAGTTGGTAGTGCATTATTTGTTGGTGCGAGTGTCGGCGGTGTTCGTGTGGAATCAGTATTCAAATATTTAGTGCCTTACTTTATCGCACTCATTATTTTATTGTTAATCGTAACGTTCATTCCGCAAATTTCATTATTCCTTCCTAAATTATTAGGATTATAG
- a CDS encoding ribulokinase, producing the protein MAYSIGIDFGTGSGRAFLINTENGEIVEQFIKTYTHGTIEGELDGQKLPQSYALQNANDYMEVIEEGIPAILAKTQIAPNEIVGIGIDFTSSTVVFVDGNMEPIHNKEGFKDNPHAYVKLWKHHGAQDEADVLFKTALEEKNRWLGFYGFNVSSEWMIPKIMEVNNKAPEVIAESAYIMEAGDWIVNRLTDQNVRSNCGLGFKSFWEADTGFHYDLFDKVDNDLSTIVREKVEAPVVNIGETVGKVSQTMADKLGLSPETQVSPFIIDAHASLLGIGSERDKEMTMVMGTSTCHLMLNKEQHKVPGISGSVKGAIIPELYAYEAGQTAVGDLFEYVAKQTPYDDVKEAKLRDISIFELLNEKAAKLYPGESGLIALDWHNGNRSVLSDSNLKGCLFGMGLHTKHEEIYRAYMEATAFGTKMIMQQYEGWHMEVDHVFACGGIPKKNTLLMDIYANVLNKRVTVIDSEYAPAIGAAILGAICGGAHTDFSEAVEAMKEPVLYTVEPQPDKVEIYKKLFNAYQSLHDLHGYKKASIMRDVAKLM; encoded by the coding sequence ATGGCTTACAGTATAGGGATAGATTTTGGAACAGGTTCAGGTAGAGCCTTTCTTATAAATACAGAGAATGGTGAAATTGTAGAGCAATTTATTAAAACATATACACATGGCACGATAGAAGGAGAACTTGATGGTCAAAAACTACCTCAAAGTTATGCATTACAAAATGCGAATGATTATATGGAAGTCATTGAAGAAGGCATTCCAGCTATTTTAGCAAAAACACAAATTGCGCCAAACGAAATTGTCGGTATCGGTATAGATTTTACATCGTCAACTGTGGTATTTGTGGATGGAAATATGGAGCCTATTCATAATAAGGAAGGATTTAAAGATAATCCACACGCTTACGTTAAATTATGGAAGCATCATGGTGCGCAAGACGAGGCAGATGTATTATTTAAGACTGCACTTGAAGAGAAGAATCGTTGGTTAGGCTTTTATGGCTTTAATGTGAGTAGTGAGTGGATGATACCTAAGATTATGGAAGTAAACAATAAGGCGCCTGAAGTGATAGCTGAGAGTGCGTATATTATGGAGGCGGGGGACTGGATTGTCAATCGACTCACTGATCAAAACGTCAGATCAAATTGTGGCTTAGGGTTTAAATCGTTTTGGGAAGCGGACACAGGATTCCATTATGATTTGTTTGATAAAGTAGATAATGATTTATCTACTATTGTAAGAGAGAAAGTGGAAGCACCGGTCGTTAATATAGGTGAAACTGTAGGTAAGGTTAGTCAGACAATGGCAGATAAACTGGGACTTTCACCAGAAACGCAAGTTAGTCCATTTATTATAGATGCACATGCAAGCTTATTAGGGATAGGTTCAGAAAGAGATAAAGAAATGACTATGGTTATGGGCACAAGTACATGTCATTTAATGCTTAATAAAGAACAACATAAGGTGCCTGGTATTTCTGGTTCAGTTAAAGGTGCCATTATTCCAGAACTTTATGCATACGAGGCAGGACAAACTGCTGTAGGTGACTTATTTGAGTACGTGGCGAAACAAACGCCGTATGATGATGTCAAAGAGGCGAAGTTACGCGATATTTCAATTTTTGAATTATTAAATGAAAAGGCCGCTAAACTATACCCTGGCGAAAGTGGACTTATCGCATTAGATTGGCACAACGGCAATAGAAGTGTACTTAGTGATAGTAATTTGAAAGGTTGCTTATTTGGCATGGGATTACATACGAAACATGAAGAAATTTATCGTGCGTACATGGAGGCAACCGCATTTGGTACTAAAATGATTATGCAACAGTATGAAGGATGGCATATGGAAGTGGATCATGTATTTGCTTGTGGTGGTATTCCTAAAAAGAATACATTACTCATGGATATCTATGCGAACGTGCTGAACAAACGAGTGACGGTTATTGATAGCGAATATGCACCAGCAATTGGCGCAGCTATTTTAGGCGCAATATGTGGTGGGGCGCATACGGACTTTAGTGAGGCGGTCGAAGCAATGAAAGAACCCGTATTATATACTGTTGAACCTCAACCGGATAAAGTGGAAATCTATAAAAAGTTATTTAACGCATATCAATCACTGCATGACTTACATGGCTATAAAAAAGCGAGCATTATGCGTGATGTTGCAAAATTGATGTAA
- a CDS encoding SDR family oxidoreductase, whose product MSRQFEGVNVVITGATGVIGSTFVKGLVEKGANVGILGRSEDKIVELQDEIDKERQQTVALVANVLDKDALTQAKLKYNDTFGAVTILINGAGGNNPNATTNDEMYDEQGDKTFFDLTEDGIDKVFKLNYTGTFLPSQVFGKDVVSSEAGTIINISSMNAFTPLTKIPAYSGAKASVSNFTQWLSTYFAGHIRVNAIAPGFFETAQNKALLRNEDGSYSERASKILSQTPMNRFGVPEDILGTLYWLMDKELSGFVTGIVVPVDGGFSSYSGV is encoded by the coding sequence ATGTCAAGACAATTTGAAGGAGTCAATGTAGTAATCACTGGTGCAACAGGTGTTATTGGATCAACGTTCGTCAAAGGCCTTGTAGAAAAAGGTGCCAACGTAGGTATTTTAGGACGTTCTGAAGATAAAATTGTTGAGTTACAAGATGAAATTGATAAAGAAAGACAACAAACAGTCGCATTAGTGGCAAATGTGTTGGATAAAGATGCTTTAACACAAGCGAAACTTAAATATAACGATACATTTGGTGCAGTTACAATTCTGATTAATGGCGCAGGTGGTAATAACCCGAATGCCACAACAAATGATGAAATGTATGATGAACAGGGTGATAAAACATTCTTTGATTTAACAGAAGATGGTATTGATAAAGTATTTAAATTAAATTACACAGGTACATTTTTACCGTCTCAAGTATTTGGTAAAGATGTCGTTTCATCTGAGGCAGGTACAATTATTAATATTTCATCAATGAACGCATTTACACCACTGACTAAGATTCCAGCATACAGTGGCGCAAAAGCATCTGTAAGTAACTTTACGCAATGGTTGAGCACTTACTTTGCCGGTCACATTCGAGTGAATGCAATTGCACCTGGATTCTTTGAAACAGCTCAAAATAAAGCTTTACTTAGAAATGAAGATGGTTCTTATTCAGAACGTGCTTCAAAAATTCTCTCACAAACACCAATGAATCGTTTCGGTGTACCAGAAGATATTCTAGGCACACTTTATTGGTTGATGGATAAAGAATTAAGCGGATTCGTTACAGGTATCGTCGTTCCTGTAGATGGCGGCTTCTCGTCTTATTCTGGCGTATAG
- the uxuA gene encoding mannonate dehydratase codes for MELSFRWYGEDDPVTLENIKQIPDMKHIVSAIYDVPVGEVWTTERIAKLKQTIEAAGLKFEVVESLPVSEEIKLGTDKRDELIENYKTSLVNLAENGVKTVTYNFMPVFDWTRSQLDYELSDGSNTLIYKHDQLKDIDPLTTDLNLPGWDESYSREEMNHLITSYREISDEQLWENLKYFLDGVLPTAIEHDIDLAIHPDDPPWPIFGIPRIIKNKDSYERLLSINDSKNNGICFCTGSLGSLAENDLPSMIRTFGEHIHFVHMRNVKRLDSHSFLETGHLSKNGSVDMKAVVEALQDINFKGTIRPDHGRMIWGETGKAGYGLFDRALGATYINGLIEGVSK; via the coding sequence ATGGAATTATCATTTCGTTGGTACGGTGAAGATGATCCAGTTACATTAGAGAACATTAAACAAATTCCAGACATGAAGCATATCGTTTCTGCAATTTATGATGTACCTGTAGGTGAAGTTTGGACAACAGAAAGAATCGCAAAATTAAAACAAACAATCGAAGCGGCAGGATTGAAATTTGAAGTCGTTGAAAGTTTACCTGTAAGTGAAGAAATTAAATTAGGTACAGATAAACGTGATGAACTGATTGAAAATTATAAGACATCATTAGTGAATTTAGCTGAAAATGGTGTTAAGACAGTGACATATAACTTCATGCCTGTCTTTGATTGGACACGTTCACAATTAGACTATGAATTATCTGATGGTTCTAATACGTTGATTTATAAACATGATCAGTTAAAAGATATTGATCCATTAACGACCGATTTAAACTTACCAGGTTGGGACGAAAGTTATTCGAGAGAAGAAATGAATCATTTAATTACATCTTATCGTGAAATATCGGATGAGCAATTGTGGGAGAACTTGAAGTACTTCTTAGATGGTGTATTACCAACTGCAATCGAACATGACATTGATTTGGCGATACATCCGGATGATCCACCATGGCCTATATTTGGTATTCCACGTATCATTAAAAATAAAGATAGCTATGAACGTTTACTTTCTATAAATGATAGTAAAAATAATGGTATTTGTTTCTGTACTGGATCTTTAGGTTCATTAGCTGAAAATGATTTACCAAGCATGATTAGAACGTTTGGCGAGCATATCCATTTCGTGCATATGCGTAACGTGAAACGGCTAGATTCACATTCATTCTTGGAAACAGGTCATTTATCTAAAAACGGCTCAGTAGATATGAAAGCAGTGGTAGAAGCACTGCAAGATATTAACTTCAAGGGCACAATCAGACCAGATCACGGACGTATGATTTGGGGCGAAACAGGTAAAGCGGGTTATGGATTGTTCGATAGAGCATTAGGCGCAACTTATATTAATGGTTTAATTGAAGGAGTGAGCAAATGA
- a CDS encoding ABC transporter ATP-binding protein, producing the protein MKAFFSYYKPYKGLFFLDFGSAIVVGLLELIFPLITSIYIDRLLPTNQWNLIVIFGIALLFVFGIVAVLKFIVTYWGHKLGTNIERDMRNDLYSHIQKLNFKYFDNQKSGKLIGRLTNDLMDIGEAAHHGPEDVFLSIMTLIGAFVIMLTIDVKLALITFCVVPIVFILAIFFSQKMSRAFKNLFTNVSRFNELIADNVGGIRLVQAFTNEKHEQTKFRNINDNFRATKLKAYNYMSWNITISHIAQNLTLIIVLVVGSYFVLNGDLSYGGIVAFIMITNVLFKPLQQINMIIELFPKAIAGFKNFSEILSITPEIQDAPDAIQMPSDPKTIQYKDVTFGYDETPILKKLNLDIQHGEKIALVGPSGSGKTTISSLLPRFYEVDDGDILINGQSIKSIQLASLRAEIGVVQQDVFLFSGTLRDNIVYGHLEADETAIWDAVRNAQLETFIEDLPFGLDTLVGERGTKLSGGQKQRISIARMFLKDPSIIILDEATSALDIETENKIQLAFKKLSENRTSLIIAHRLSTIKDVDRIIFIKDGEILEEGSHEVLMQQDGHYKQLYLSQFNEVETF; encoded by the coding sequence GTGAAAGCATTTTTTAGCTATTACAAACCATATAAGGGTTTGTTTTTCTTAGATTTTGGTTCGGCAATTGTTGTAGGTTTGTTGGAATTAATTTTCCCGCTTATTACAAGTATATATATTGACCGTTTATTACCTACTAATCAATGGAATCTCATAGTGATTTTTGGAATTGCATTGCTGTTTGTCTTTGGAATTGTAGCGGTACTTAAATTTATCGTGACATATTGGGGACATAAGTTAGGTACGAATATAGAGCGTGATATGCGTAATGATTTATATAGTCATATTCAGAAATTGAATTTTAAGTATTTTGATAACCAAAAATCCGGAAAGCTCATTGGTCGACTGACGAATGATTTGATGGATATTGGTGAAGCTGCCCATCATGGCCCAGAAGATGTATTTTTATCTATCATGACGCTGATTGGTGCATTTGTCATCATGTTAACGATTGATGTGAAGTTAGCACTCATTACGTTTTGTGTGGTGCCTATTGTTTTTATCTTGGCTATATTTTTCAGCCAAAAAATGTCTCGTGCATTTAAGAACTTATTTACAAATGTGTCACGTTTTAATGAATTAATCGCAGATAATGTGGGTGGCATAAGACTTGTACAGGCCTTTACAAATGAAAAACATGAGCAAACGAAATTCAGAAATATAAACGATAATTTTAGAGCTACAAAATTAAAAGCATATAATTATATGTCTTGGAATATTACAATTAGTCATATTGCCCAAAATCTGACATTAATTATTGTGTTAGTAGTCGGAAGTTATTTTGTGTTGAATGGTGATTTATCTTATGGTGGTATCGTTGCATTTATCATGATTACGAATGTACTCTTTAAACCATTACAACAAATTAATATGATTATAGAGCTATTTCCAAAAGCAATTGCAGGATTTAAAAACTTTAGCGAAATATTAAGCATTACTCCAGAAATACAGGATGCACCAGATGCGATTCAAATGCCGAGTGATCCTAAGACGATTCAATATAAAGATGTAACATTTGGATATGACGAAACACCAATTCTAAAAAAACTAAATTTAGATATTCAGCATGGTGAGAAGATTGCATTGGTTGGACCAAGTGGTAGTGGTAAAACGACAATCAGTTCTTTATTGCCGAGATTTTATGAAGTAGATGACGGTGATATCTTAATTAATGGCCAAAGCATCAAATCGATTCAGTTAGCATCACTACGTGCAGAAATTGGTGTCGTACAGCAAGATGTATTCCTCTTCTCTGGTACTTTAAGAGATAATATTGTATATGGTCATTTAGAAGCTGACGAAACTGCAATATGGGACGCAGTTAGAAATGCGCAATTAGAAACATTTATCGAGGACTTACCCTTTGGCTTGGATACACTCGTAGGTGAAAGAGGTACGAAATTATCTGGTGGACAGAAACAGCGTATTTCCATCGCTAGAATGTTTTTAAAAGACCCGTCTATTATTATTTTAGATGAAGCTACAAGTGCGTTAGATATAGAAACAGAAAATAAAATTCAATTGGCATTTAAAAAGCTGTCTGAAAATAGAACATCGCTCATTATTGCGCATCGTTTATCAACAATTAAAGATGTAGACCGTATTATCTTTATCAAAGATGGCGAAATCTTAGAAGAAGGTAGTCACGAAGTATTAATGCAACAAGATGGACACTATAAACAACTTTATTTATCACAGTTTAATGAAGTTGAAACGTTTTAA
- the uxaC gene encoding glucuronate isomerase: MALINDNFLLNNKTAVKLYQKVKDLPIYDFHCHLDPKEIYENKNYENITQLWLAGDHYKWRLMRAYGIEEGLITGDADDFDKFEAFMNMLPYSIVNPMYHWCSLELKRYFNEEADLDKVNIKKLYKSLNRKLAKSSHTPQNLIKQSNVSVVCTTDDPCDDLEYHKLLNQDKKVTFKVIPTFRPDSYVFLSETTVKDKIKQLDQTIDGEIKDLNSYIEALKTRVHYFNRQGARSSDQSFEKAPLMYATTEEATAIYESMLKGEAVSETQQYELAGYILTEISKVYNELNWVVQFHLGPTRNNNSKMLEVAGTDSGFDSVGEQLSAKTLNAMLDHLEQHNALSDTIIYPNNGNDHLMVQATAGNFTNSEHKVQLGAAWWFNDTKEGMEQHLVDYANVGLLAKFVGMLTDSRSMISYTRHEYFRRILCNFLGEKIEKGEIALSDATIEQMLKDICYNNAVNLFKIEGVKEV, encoded by the coding sequence ATGGCATTAATTAATGACAATTTTTTATTAAATAATAAAACAGCAGTAAAGTTATATCAAAAGGTTAAAGATCTACCAATTTATGATTTTCACTGTCACTTAGACCCAAAAGAAATTTATGAAAATAAAAACTATGAAAACATTACGCAATTGTGGTTAGCCGGAGATCATTACAAATGGCGCTTAATGAGAGCATACGGTATAGAAGAAGGATTAATTACTGGTGATGCAGATGATTTCGATAAATTTGAAGCATTTATGAACATGTTGCCTTATTCAATCGTTAACCCAATGTATCACTGGTGTTCACTTGAATTAAAACGCTATTTTAACGAAGAAGCTGATTTAGATAAAGTGAATATTAAAAAGCTATATAAATCTTTAAATCGTAAATTAGCGAAATCATCACATACACCTCAAAACTTAATTAAACAAAGTAATGTCTCTGTAGTTTGTACAACGGATGACCCATGTGATGATTTGGAATATCACAAATTATTAAATCAAGATAAAAAAGTAACATTTAAAGTGATTCCTACGTTCAGACCAGATAGTTACGTATTCTTAAGTGAAACAACAGTTAAAGACAAGATTAAGCAGCTTGATCAAACGATTGACGGTGAAATTAAAGATTTAAACAGTTATATCGAAGCACTTAAAACACGTGTTCATTATTTTAATAGACAAGGTGCAAGAAGTTCTGACCAAAGTTTTGAAAAAGCACCATTAATGTATGCGACAACAGAAGAAGCTACGGCAATCTATGAGTCCATGTTGAAGGGTGAAGCAGTTTCTGAAACGCAACAATACGAATTAGCGGGTTACATTCTAACTGAAATTAGTAAAGTATATAACGAATTAAATTGGGTCGTACAATTCCATTTAGGACCAACTAGAAATAATAATTCGAAAATGTTAGAAGTCGCAGGTACTGACAGTGGGTTCGATAGTGTAGGTGAACAACTAAGCGCTAAAACATTGAACGCGATGCTAGATCACCTTGAACAACACAATGCCTTATCAGATACGATTATTTATCCTAATAATGGTAATGATCATCTTATGGTTCAAGCTACTGCAGGTAACTTTACTAACAGCGAGCATAAAGTGCAATTAGGTGCTGCATGGTGGTTTAATGACACGAAAGAAGGCATGGAACAGCACTTAGTAGATTATGCGAACGTTGGCTTATTAGCTAAATTTGTAGGTATGCTGACAGATTCACGTAGCATGATTTCTTATACACGCCATGAGTATTTCAGAAGAATTTTATGTAATTTCTTAGGAGAAAAGATTGAAAAAGGTGAGATTGCCTTATCAGATGCAACAATTGAACAAATGTTAAAAGATATTTGCTATAACAATGCAGTGAATTTATTCAAAATAGAAGGCGTTAAGGAGGTATAA
- a CDS encoding TRAP transporter substrate-binding protein, whose translation MKKFLTLFVSAFFIAGMLDLSLPHSYVNAEEKQKEIMLAHNQPTSHPVHKSLEIFKERLEETSHGQLKVNIYPNGQLGSEREAIEMTQTNAIQMTKVSSAALESFSPTYSLFNMPYLFESEENYRHVMKKQEVQDAFFKSTGDKGFLGITYYDAGVRNIYTKDKKIEDNSDLEGMKIRVQPSKTSVDLIKSLGGTPTPMDYGEVYTAIQSGVIDAAENNETSLTTNNHGEVAKNYHYTEHAIVPDILIMNKDTYDDLTKQQQKWLKDAAAYSTEKHEVIWDKEVKEAKKKAKEDMGVKFHNVDKSSFKKASQPLQDEFKENPDTKDDYKLIEKEEQLYEESKKDH comes from the coding sequence ATGAAAAAATTTTTAACACTATTTGTAAGCGCATTCTTTATAGCGGGAATGTTAGATTTATCACTTCCTCATAGTTATGTTAATGCGGAAGAGAAGCAAAAAGAAATTATGTTAGCGCATAATCAACCGACGAGCCATCCGGTTCATAAATCACTTGAGATTTTTAAAGAAAGATTAGAAGAAACATCTCATGGTCAACTTAAAGTTAATATTTATCCGAATGGTCAATTAGGTAGTGAACGTGAAGCAATTGAAATGACGCAGACCAATGCAATACAAATGACTAAAGTGTCATCGGCTGCATTGGAAAGCTTTTCTCCAACATATTCATTGTTTAACATGCCTTATCTATTTGAATCAGAAGAGAATTATCGTCATGTTATGAAAAAACAAGAAGTACAAGATGCGTTTTTCAAATCCACTGGAGATAAGGGGTTTCTAGGGATCACATACTATGACGCTGGCGTGCGTAATATATACACGAAAGATAAAAAAATTGAAGATAATAGTGATTTAGAAGGTATGAAAATAAGAGTTCAACCAAGCAAAACGAGTGTTGATTTAATTAAGTCATTAGGCGGCACACCGACACCAATGGATTACGGTGAAGTATATACAGCGATACAATCGGGTGTGATTGATGCAGCTGAGAATAATGAAACTTCACTCACAACAAACAACCACGGTGAAGTTGCTAAAAATTATCATTATACGGAACACGCAATTGTTCCAGATATCTTGATTATGAACAAAGATACGTATGATGACTTAACGAAACAACAGCAGAAATGGTTGAAAGATGCAGCAGCTTATTCTACTGAAAAACATGAAGTAATTTGGGATAAAGAAGTGAAAGAGGCTAAAAAGAAAGCCAAAGAAGACATGGGTGTGAAATTCCATAACGTAGATAAATCTTCTTTCAAAAAAGCTTCTCAGCCTCTACAAGATGAATTTAAAGAGAACCCAGATACAAAAGATGATTATAAACTAATCGAGAAGGAGGAGCAGCTTTATGAAGAAAGCAAAAAAGATCATTGA
- a CDS encoding sugar kinase, with translation MTVFGFGEVLLRYTPPDYKQLKDANTFGVNVGGAELNALVTLSQFGHATEMLTVLPQHALGNLAMKKLYQTQVGTTFLKQQEGRIGTYYMEESFDFRSGKVIYDREHSTFAEYGSSVIDDLPIQSGDYFVLTGITLAVNTTVRQHIVDALTKLKQQGVKIIFDINFRSNLWSKEEAVPVIKSILPLVDVLFFGKKDATHLLETNSEEDDMKICAETIQSQYEIPLMASSNRDIEQSTLQGIMLSQQSYIEGQAYQYTVLNRIGAGDAFMAGVLHGLIRNWQLDETIDFATKCSVLQHTTNEDALSVEESDVHNLSSHFGGLSR, from the coding sequence ATGACGGTATTTGGATTTGGAGAAGTATTACTACGCTATACTCCACCTGATTACAAACAACTGAAAGATGCCAATACCTTTGGTGTTAATGTTGGAGGTGCAGAATTAAATGCGCTCGTGACCTTATCTCAATTTGGGCACGCTACTGAAATGTTAACGGTATTACCACAACATGCATTAGGCAATTTAGCTATGAAAAAGCTGTATCAGACACAAGTAGGTACAACATTTTTGAAACAACAAGAAGGTAGAATAGGCACATATTATATGGAAGAGAGCTTTGACTTCCGAAGTGGTAAAGTCATCTATGATCGCGAACATTCAACTTTCGCAGAATATGGGTCAAGCGTCATCGATGACTTACCAATACAAAGTGGTGATTACTTTGTATTGACTGGTATTACATTGGCAGTTAATACAACAGTACGACAACATATCGTTGATGCATTAACTAAATTAAAGCAACAAGGCGTTAAAATCATATTTGATATTAATTTCAGAAGTAACTTGTGGTCTAAAGAAGAAGCCGTACCAGTAATCAAATCGATACTGCCACTTGTTGACGTACTTTTCTTTGGTAAAAAGGATGCGACACATTTACTTGAGACAAATTCTGAAGAAGATGATATGAAGATATGTGCTGAAACGATTCAATCACAATATGAGATACCATTAATGGCTTCCAGTAATAGAGATATTGAGCAAAGTACATTACAAGGTATTATGTTATCGCAACAAAGCTATATTGAAGGCCAAGCTTATCAATATACGGTATTGAATCGCATTGGAGCCGGTGATGCATTTATGGCTGGTGTCTTACATGGACTGATTCGTAATTGGCAATTAGACGAGACTATAGATTTTGCGACGAAATGTTCAGTCTTACAACATACGACAAACGAGGATGCATTAAGTGTAGAAGAAAGCGATGTGCATAATTTATCCTCTCATTTCGGTGGGCTTAGTCGATAG